From the genome of Watersipora subatra chromosome 9, tzWatSuba1.1, whole genome shotgun sequence:
AGGATATGAATCAGGGTGAAACGATTTGCTAGCAATACCTTAAATTTACAACTATAATAGCCTTTAGGGCTTAATAATGCTTGCTTGTCATTTATTTAAGACTCACTTTGTTTTTGCTTAGCAGTGGTTTGGAAAATGATCAGGCAGTTAGTCCGGCCTCCATTTTGCTATACATGTACCAAATCTGTAAGTGGCTATTGTTATGGAATTAGTCTAGTCAAATTTTAAGAGACTAGTTCATATCCGTAATACAGATCTATGAATGTAACAATAGACACTATATATCTGGCAAAAAGATAAGTATAACATGTTTTTCTCAAAAAATAAGTGTTACTCTTTTAATCACCGACTCAGACATCTATTTAATCTATGCAACAATAAATGTGCATAAAATAATAAGAGACACTACTTTATGAACCTACTGCTTATATAAAAATTCAAGATGtagtctactaaaattttgagtGATCAGCATTTTCTGTGCTATATTGGATTTGCTACTTTCCTTGTCTTTTTGTTGCAAATACATGCTGATCAGCATAAATCTTCAACTGCTGTTGATCCCTGACACTGCTAAGACCCACATATGGCATTCAATGGGTAAACAATTATGCTGGTAGGtatgtatatactatgtatTGTAAGGCTTTGGCATTTACTTTTCTTTATTGTCACAGCAAATAACTTTTACAGGAAACTGCCTTTGTCTAAAAAAAAGGGTGAGACTGTGCCTGATGACTGCAAAATAATGTGTAGATTTACCAATACTACTTCGACATAAACTCTTGTTGGTGTTATCAAGTTCTTAGTGACAGCCAGTACTTCACAGTGACACTTTTAGATTTCTCAACAACATTATTAGTGATGATTTTTTGAGGTATTAGTATGAGGAGGCATACCTCTGATGATTAGGTAATTTAGAAACTCTGTTGGATAAAATGCAGCTTGATTAGCATATGCTATTGAATCATTGTTTTTAGGGTGAACATCTTGCCTGGTAATATCTGTGTAATTAGCTCATCTACTTCTTCATTTCTGGTAGTCAAAATAGCCCGAGGTGTTAACCACTGGGAGTTCGAGAAGTTGGTTCGACCTCCTCATAGGCATGTTTAATTAGCTGTTGCTATCAGCTTGCAATTGCATAAACTTTTCTGGTGGAAGGCAAACTGACAAAAGTTCCCAAGGTTGACTCAGCTCAGATTGGCTCGAACCAACGACTGATACAAGACTGCTACTAAAAAAAGTGGAGCCCGAGCCCTTACGGTGATATATAAGAAGCAAGCAAGAGCACAGACAAGCAGAGTCATTTGCACTTACTGTACATGCAtgcattttatttgtaatataaaaaaGCAAATGTACTACCGGTTTAAAACATGCTGCGTTGTTTCTGCTAGCTTAGGCTCAGAGATAGTAAAGATGCCCTGGAGGCACCCTTTACAATATCaccaatattttcattaacaagTCTATTTGTATTGAAAACTCTTTCTTTATGAATTTTCAATAGCCATTGAGCATGTTGAGTTAGTCGATCATAAGAATCATAATCATCGTGGTTAAATGGTTTAGTACTCTCCTATTAGTACAAATGTGCAATACCTTACACGATGAACAAATTTATGactttttcataatattttgaagataatatctcttttaatttaattataaagaTTTATTTCCTTTCTGCTGCATGTATGACACTTTCATCCAAACCAGATTTATCTTAGAGCTAGATCTACTGTGACCATCTGGGATTTGAAACAAGAGCAGTTGTGGCTGaatgcccttcctaacaccaccagtGGTCCTTTTGTGATTTGAACCACTGACATACTGATTACATGCTATTGCACTAATCACTTAACCACAGTTGCTCAACATCAGTAATCTGTGCTGCAATCATGTCGCGAGGTGAGTCTTTATTCCTCTGTAAGTTCCAGGAAGTATTTGTCTGAATTCTCCCCTTAGCCCTTCGAACCTTGGTATTGCGGCATTCCAGCATTCACATGCCATAGTTTTCCATTGATATTTCTAAATAACAGCGTAAAGCAGGCTTCCTCAACCTTTGAGATTCAGTTTCCCCcttatgccttttcataaaCCTGATTCTTTACCTACTTTCAACTCACATGACTAAAACAaccgatacaaattataatcccattttattgtacatatctaaacatataacaacatactattaatttttatacagcatgcatacaacacacaacaatacatgacctttGACATGGtggtgaattggtttatgactaggtAAACTTACTATTCCATCAAAATCTGAATGGATGTGTTGATACATATTTGGGTTCTGACTAGTAACtgattattagcaactagtgttatagataaaaccaaaatgttaaatgatgaaactCAAACTTGGGCGGTACTGCAATACATAAATTACAAATTTAGCAAATCAGTCACCTATCTGTTTCCTCCTTGCACATGTATATTCGAAGTTCCCCCAGGAGAGATTTCCTCCTTGGTTAGGAATGCCTAgcataaaacaatcaaattatttttgtacaaGGTCAGCACAGAGCGGTTTAAATTctattttaaaccatttaaaaaaatcttcCTTTCCTTCTTTTGTTATGCTAACTATTTTACTAGTACCATATCgtgaaaaaaattgatacgaCTTGTTTGTTGATATGTACTAGATGATTTTAATGCAGATGAAGAACTATATGATATGAACCATAGTTGGGCAGATTATTTTTAGTCATAAAATGATGACGAACATAACATGCCTCTGATGGATATGACGCTActgcaaatatttttagaaatttttaaaaatcgaacaaaattttattgttctaGCCCAAAGAACTTTGAAACACATTTTGTATATTTAGTGATATTTGTTGTGTGTTGCTGAACTTTGACCAGTGCTTTACCAAATCTCGTTAGATTATGATCATATTTAGAAATGAAAGGTTCAAAACTTTCTATCGTTTGTCAAACTGCCCAGATCTACTGACATGCATTGACAAAAGGAGCCAGTGTTCACAGAGTTGAGATTATTACTTTACTTTCGAGCAATAACCTATTGCTCGAAAGTATTATCCATGATTAGCTAATGATATTAGGTAATCATGGATAATACCCAGGCATATTACCCATGATTTTTCATAATGACCGATCAAGTGCTTCGAATGTGCATTAATTACACACTATTGCcttgtttaaaagttttattgtgTCATGCCGTATGACCAGTCACATCATGCGacaatattttgcatattgaGTTACAATAAACTTATATTGGAAACTGGAATCAAGAGTCAGCGGTATGATCAAACTTGAGAAGTGTTGCAGCAATCCGTAGTATTGCTGAATTTATTTCAATGTGTGTTAAATGTTGTGAgcatagtctatatatatatttctcaaactcTGTGTGTTCATCAGAAAtctggctatagatcttaaaatcttgaaattaatATAACGTACTGACGGGGATTCGATCTCGCACCAAGCCATTCACAAGTCTTACGTCTAGTCCACTGAACTATGGAAGTCGAAGTCGCCGGCCAACCAATATAAGGGTTTATATCAGAGCtgtacctaactgctttacttGTGACAcaggtcatagcataacgtcacgctAAGCTGTTCGCTCATATTATTAAACTGACTAATGGCCCTAATAGccaaactctcactacttctcattgtttaaaagacaaaaaacttttctcatgatatgtagtttgaaagttagaatggcaaatgttgttatatgttaaatacaactcaattttctgtccaaatactcttctattacaggGGCAACGcagggtggcacagctagtctgACAATATATTGAAAAGAAAAGTTTTGTCGGGTTAGTTTCTAATTTATCCAATAGTGTGAGAGCATATGATTATTACTATATGTATACAGTTTCACTTGTGACAAAGATCACATAACTTCTCATCAAATAACTTAGCCTATAACCACAGTAAGAGTTTTTCAATTGCGGCAATTTAAAGACTGTTTTACCTAAAATTATTAAAGTTATTTCTATCGATTGAATGTTTTCATATTTTCTGGTATTTAGCTAGCTTTTGATACGCATATGCTTAGATTTTTATCTTCTTAATACGTTTTATCTATGTAACACATAATATTGATTAATCTTTCAACCTTTGAACTTTTATAAGGATGTTTAAAAAGCTCTCTTAATAAATACATCTTTACTATACTCAGTTATATTTCAATGAGCTTTTTTATTCCACTTATAAAATTTATGTTGCTTCTTAAAAACACATTAAAGCTTatacacaaaaaaattatattaaatttatacaatATAGTAAATGTTCTTTATTGTCATTTAACTCAACTATATTTATTGAAAGTGTTAGTTTAAATCAaatctacatgtacaattaTGTCATTCCTACAATCTTATTgcattttcataatattttgaTATTCAACTAGGCCTACTAATGTTAACATCAACAAGGATGTAGCATGGTCCGGTGCATCTATGACTATCATGCCACTTTATTGTTATTGATTTTACATTTACTggctttgaaaatattttttcctcAGTGTGCTTTGGCTTCAATGGTATTCGAAGCCAAatcattttttacatttgtaaccTTTTTCTCTTTATCTAGGGCTTCAAGATGTATTCTGGTGTAATGATTGGCAGCAGGCAgttcaaaataaattattctAGGCTCGTATTGTGCCAAATAATCAACCGAGTCATGTATCAAACTGTTATGTGATAGATATATTATGTAATGCTTGCTGCTGTCACACAATGTTTAAATAGTTCTTGTAAAGAACCCCACAAAATATGTTTAGCAGTCATAGTGTTGTAGAAGGAGAACAGAGTTGACTAATTGTAGCAAACTGTGTTTGTAGTTGTTTTGCTGAATGTGTCAATCTCGCTTCTGTCAAAATTGTTCCCATTCATGATCATTCACTAATAGATTCATCTAATATGCATGACCAAAATTCTCTGAAATGAAGCTATTGACTGTCAGCAATTTTGTTGTGCAGTAACAACCTGAGATAAAACTACTCTCTTTGCAATGGGTCTACTGTGTACACTTGTCTCATCAGTGCCACAACATCTTCCGTTTGTTTGACTCTTCTTCGCCATGTTATGCTCAGAGTATTTCACAAGTAATACCTATGAAAATTGCAATAAGGATCTCTCTTGCTGGCGGATATTCATGATTCAACTGAAATTATGGTGTCAACTTTGTAGCTCTATTGTGTTCAAGAGCTATTCATGCATTATCTTGGTCATACACAATGTGTATTCTACATGGCTGctgaaatataaattattatcatcaagcatttctaaaaaaaacttgGTTTCTGTGTTAGGGGAGATAACTACTTCATTACGTACTATTTATTATATCGAGTGAAGGAAGGTAAAGAGGTATTTACAATTACAGTAttatcagcattcaaaaggataGAATTATCTGAGAACTACTGGCTAGCACCGCGGATGACACTGCTTATAGAATTGCTGCCATTCATACTTAAACATGGTTTGTGAACTGCAGTGTCATCATATTTTTAAAGAACAAAAACTATTCACTTCCAAttcataaataaatattgtacGGAAacataataaagtttttttattgaaataccGAACAAACTGTTGATGATTGGCCAGAAAACTCCCTACTAGTTTTACAATATTATCATTAAAATTATATCTTCTTATTTTATTCAACACAATCAGGTAATGCAGCTTATCAAACAACTTAGAAAAATCTAGCCATGCACTCTGTGCAAATGTCATTTGTTGGTTGTCAAGACATTTCGCAAGCCGTAAAGTAAGCTGGATAAGGTAAGCTAAGTTATTAGCTGTGAGCCCACCTTGTGCAGGACTTCTGCAGCTACAATATAGGTAACTGTCACTTGAGATTTAAGTCTGTAAATTATAGTCTCTGACAAAGTTTTTGTGAATTTATCACCAATCATGCAGGGTGAACTGTAGTTATCTCTTCTACATAAGCCGTGTGTCATGTGTTTTGTAATCATATTGTATAGATAAATAGTGTATGAGTCACCAGGATTATATAATACAGATGCATAGTGTATGAGTTACCAggattatataatacatatgcaTAGTGTATGGGTTACCGggattatataatacatatgcaTAGTGTATGAGTTACCGggattatataatacatatgcaTAGTGTATGAGTTACCAggattatataatacattatgcacagtgtttgagttatcaggattatataatatttaagcATAGTGTATGAGTTATCAGGATTATATAATACAGATGCATAGTGTATGAGTTACCAggattatataatacatatacatagtGTATGAGTTACAAGGATTAGATAATACAGATGCATAGTGTATGAGTTGCTAGGATTATATAATACAGATGCATAGTGTATGAGTTACCAGGATTAGGAAACTCAGCAGAAACATCCTTCTCAATTTTTTGCTAATCATCATGGTGATTTTTCATAATAAACAAAACTGATTATTTTTTCAGCCAAATCACCTAAAACATCAAACTAAATGTCAAATGATAGGCAAATaattatactttttgataaaatattttataatttgactTGAGTAACTCTCTGAATGCAGAGTGAGAGTACTTATTTGAAACGGAAGTAGATTTTTTGAACATCTTTGGCAGTGAGTAGACTTGACTTCATTCACAAAAATTGAGTCATATTTTCTTACTAGGCCAAACAAAGAATCAAAACTCAAACTACCTTGTAAATAAGCCCAAAGACCCAAATAACAGTTTGCGTGTGTGTAAACTAACATACTCTATCTTATTATCTGTCATATTTCAACTTTTCCTAATGAAGTAGATTATCATTCGagatttattattatttccCACATCTAGTTTCATAAAAATCTGAGGAAAAGAGGCTATAGGTACAAGCTCTCATAGATATGACAGGGGGTTGTCAAGTTTAGGCTTCAATATTAACATAATGTTGGAATTCTATGTTATTTACCTTCTAATAAGTTACCTTCGCTcttgaaataaattttatgatAAAGTAATGAACAATGTTGGAGCAAAATAGAAATCACTtcagcaaaaatatttgataatggatttattatttaaagagttatcttctcatagTTCAAACTGTTTgctaaattggtaaaaatccaATTTTTTCAATGTTTAACCAAGCAAActaactgaaaaatgcaaaatgcaaaaactGTTGCCTAAAATTAATCCTTGCAGtagtcaaaaatattttcattgtactatttaaattttttatagataACTTTTTGCATTGTTCTGAGCAAAGTATGAAGTACACAATTTTCTAAATATTGTGTTTGACAGAAAGTAGTTACCCACTTATTAACCCaaaattgttattttcaaaCTTTGAATCACTCATTGCTAACATTGAAAAATTGACGGAGAGACTAATAATCCCTATAGGACCTGCCTTCGCAATAGTTCAAGTTACattttataaagttataaataGTTATAAAGATTATAAAAAGTATAGATTAGTAAAGATTATAAAGTTGAATCAACTGCCTGATTTCTGCCTCTAGTGTGTATAATCATCTCAAAGTAAGTTGATCAAAAATTGCATGGTTATACGTCTCAGAAACGCACTGTTTGTAAAACTTATTAATCTATGCTTACCTGCAGGACTAAAGTTTCATCAACAGCGCTAACTATAAATGTATCAAACTTGGGGTAGTTTGCCATTTAATTAAATGTAAGTAGGGAGTTGTTTTATCTTTCACTCATGTTTCATTTATTGCGAGGCTATTTTAAAACAGATAgatgaagagagagagagagacatcCATAATTATTAGCATGAAGTTGACTGTGTACATTATTATTCTAGACAGCATGATGCCGTGCTCATAGAACTTTTTTGCATGAAATATTAAATTTCTATACATTGGATAAAAaagacaactacatgtatttgtgattTCGCCATTTAGAAGTCGAGAAGACAATTCCAAGAGGCCAAAGAAAGCCATTTTAGGTTAAACAAAGATTGTTAAACTTTCTAACAAAGAACTCATATTTAAAATGCAGACATATTTCAGCATCTCACATGCAGTCTCAGGCATTTTATTTACCGGCGAAACTTTTTATTCTGTAACATTGAATTTATGAGTTTAGCACGGTTGTGAAAACTACTTTGGAGTTTGAGAAACAATGCAACATTTAAGCTTGAGATAGCTGTAGCATTATGTAATTAATAAGCAATTCTCATTGCATTTGCCATAGAGAACTAGTTCTGCTAATTACTTGTAGTTTGGAGTTATGGTCTTCCTCAAAAGTAACATCAGCGCTTGTTACATGACAAACATCAATAGAAATTGGATGCGTTGCTGTGCATGTCAAAGTAAAATGATGTTTTGGAAAACTGTAGCAAATTCAGACGTATACTTATCTTTTTAGAAAGTTCTACTGTGTTTGGTGATTCAGAAAGTTTCACCCAATTTTGCAGTACTTTTATATCTTTATTCATGAGTTGTATTCTGCTATATCAGTACATTATCTATTTGAATTGTCTTGCTATTGAGCTAAACCAACAGCTAGCACAGATGCCTTTTTTCTCGCTTAAAATTTTCGTAATTCATGTATTATGAATTTTTgatcaaatctatatatataattatattataattatagctatatgaaaataaaaaaatatataaagatatgtaatattcaacatattttgagtatatatatatatacatatgtatatactcatgctacagaaaGTACTGCTACAGaaagtactgtatatatatataaatatatatatatatatatatgttacatatatacatatataacatatatatatatttatatatataacaaataatcAAAGGCTACCCAAAAGGTATTTTGTATACCTAGGTAGTAATTAATCTCTCCTTCAAGGCCGACCAAGGGAAGGAGATAGAGAGAAGACTGCAGAGAGCTAGCATAGCATACAGCAAACTGAGACAAAGAGTGTTTGAAAATCCAGTCTTGCAAGTCGACACCAATCTAAAAGTGTACAAGCCAGTAATTGTCCCCACACTACTGTATGCCTCAGAAACGTGGGCTACTTACAGCACTGACGTCAAGGTTCTGGAGAACTATCACATGAAGAAAATGAGAGATCTACTAATGATCAAATGGTCTGACAAACGCACTAACAATAGTGTGTAGCAACAAGCTAAGATGTCCAGCCTCGAAAGTATGATCGTTAAGAACAGACTTTGTTGGGCTGGACACTTGGTTAGAATGCCAAACTACAGACTACCAAAACAGATTCTGTATGCCGAACTAGAAAATGGGAAGAGGTCACAGGGGAAACAAAGAAAGCGCTATAAAGACTGTCTCAAAGATAGCTTGAAGCGTTGTCACATCAGATGTGAAACCTGGGAATGGAATGCCACGAGAAGAACTGGATGGAGAACTCTAACTCATAAAGGAGTGAAGatacttgaaaatgaaaaaatgtgtCACAGAGAAGAGCTCAAAGCAGCACGAAAAGTGCGGCTTAGCTCATCTGAtactttgatgaatgatgactaCCAATGTCCACATTGCAATCGTCAATGCAGAGCAATGATCGGACTACGGAGCCATCTTAAAACACACCAAACACATCAATTAAGCAAGCAGACATCTTACTCTAAAGAGAGGGATTGCATAAAGAGAGAGATTTTTTTACACAACTGAGTTGTTTGTCATCAGAGAATCAAGACTATATCTTACTCATATCACATTTTGCTAAACATATgtatcattttatattttgttggtGCATAAAAGCAGAATTTTGTGCTTCTGATAGGCAGATAGCAGCAACAATGGGCTGACTAAGATGCCGTTGATATTTTTTAAGAAGGACCATTTTCATAGATTGTTGTTACTGCAGTGTACCATATGTGTTCTTGATTAAAACCGCAAAACTTGATGCTCTGAACTCTGCTAATAGCACGAAAATATTACGTGTCGTGTTTAAAGCGGGTACGGCTACTTTCTGTCTTTTTCACGCTTGTTGGTGATCAATCGTTTATGGCCCTGCCAGACATGATTATTGATTTTCATATTTCAGTTCATGCATGAGCAGCTTTCTTAAATATATGAAATACAATTGTTATGGGCTTGGCTAATAATAACTTATACTTATCGATTGTTTATCAGATCAATTCTCTTCAATCGGTGTTTTCAAATGCAAACAATCAAAGGGCAGTCTTAAAGATTTACCTCACTTGTTACAGTGATTGCATAGGGTGATTGCAGATCAGTCCTTTGGAAATTATACTTTGGTAGTAATAGGTTAGTCATGATGTCAATCAAGTCTGAAGACTGCAAGTGGAACTTGCGAAGCAGGATTAGAGCAAAGCCATACTCAACAGAAGCTAGTCTCAAGGGCTCTGATAGGCATAGTGAACGCCTTCGAAAAAGATTGAGAACTCATTCATCTTTGGCTGTGGTGTCAGATGCAGTTGTTATAGCTCAAGGATATCGGTTTGATGTTTCTAAGTCAGTAAGTAAAACCTCTCAGCGTTTTTTTCTGTAAAAAGCGATACagattttctttttaaaaatttattttgttttttcttataAGGttttattttctagaatttatcAGCATACTCTTCAGTATTCAAAAATGAGATTGGCAGAGCGAGGACTAATGGATTTAAAGTAAAAATAGaactgggtaataaaaaagcagAGTTGGTGAAATGGATGCTAGACTACCTTCATCACAATCCGAGTTTCCATTTGACTggtaagttttattttaaaagttatttttaagcTTTAAACTTTTATTCATTATGAATCAAATCTTTAGATTTATGTTTAACAATCTGAAGCTAAGCAAAAACTTCAAATTATTCTGGAGGTTGATCAAATTCCAAATCAAACCAATCTTGTGTAGAAGTGATTGAAAAGTGAGGTTTCACATCAGAATAATAAGCAGAGCTACTAGGTTTTTGTTACCATAAATAGTTTGCACAATTACAGTTATGGTTGCATCAAAACATCATGCCATACCAATAATAGATTATAGACACAGTTAGGAATTTAATTTCACATACTATTGCAGATGAAAAGGCAGAAGCGCTACTACCTTTGGCTATTGAATATAAAATACCAATGCTTGAGGAAAAATGTGTCAGCATTTTGATCAAGTCTGCCACACCTCCCCTACACCTGCTGACTTTAGCAGAAAAACACAATATTGAAAGCCTGAAGATTTATGCAGTTGAGGCCTGTTCGAAAATTCTAACAAGTAGCATTAGTGAACAGCTGAACCTTCCAGAAAATGCGAGTCTGACAGCCAGAAGCTTACAAAAGATTTACGAGTAAGGATATTTACATTGACCAGTATGTGTGTTTATAATGCTGTTAACCTATACAGGCCTGAATGCCTCTCTTTATTCGCTATACTCATATCAATAAACTAGATACAATTCATGGTTGGAGCAAA
Proteins encoded in this window:
- the LOC137405049 gene encoding uncharacterized protein; the encoded protein is MSIKSEDCKWNLRSRIRAKPYSTEASLKGSDRHSERLRKRLRTHSSLAVVSDAVVIAQGYRFDVSKSNLSAYSSVFKNEIGRARTNGFKVKIELGNKKAELVKWMLDYLHHNPSFHLTDEKAEALLPLAIEYKIPMLEEKCVSILIKSATPPLHLLTLAEKHNIESLKIYAVEACSKILTSSISEQLNLPENASLTARSLQKIYE